A single window of Amphiura filiformis chromosome 17, Afil_fr2py, whole genome shotgun sequence DNA harbors:
- the LOC140137455 gene encoding cap-specific mRNA (nucleoside-2'-O-)-methyltransferase 2-like isoform X2 — MDRDGEEDVEQYLREDLQNMRELTGKQIESWKLLEGRRLTHIHSSPFCAASVLDDWNLACQQSQSFKQYTSAESTSRCDPNSPVSDLQPAMQVLEENLGSLRQLSGGAVVPCICLLSVAHDHFVQQLKTHSGCLAKVLRVQYNTDDTSAIEVVDHVSVDLMQSEQSWVLQAEHLTDYQAMLRLGSSLQSLKLPLMYVDCNEYDCPLPTQAELQARTKLFASLLLAVQSLRIGGVLVLHVPTLLTRFSVGVLYILHKIFTQVTLLGTPQGDGLKYEVNIYCQSYRGAYSALTQYLWEVYNVIASSPVGSTEREVLQLIPIAQLCESSFNQPIATFNCKVLSQQTKAIVRAELGNTSQMSGQL; from the exons ATGGACAGGGATGGGGAAGAGGATGTTGAGCAGTATCTAAGAGAAGACTTGCAG AACATGAGAGAGTTAACCGGGAAGCAGATTGAAAGCTGGAAGTTACTTGAAGGCAGACGTTTAACTCACATACATAGTTCACCATTCTGTGCAGCTAGTGTGCTGGATGACTGGAATTTGGCTTGCCAACAGTCACAG TCGTTTAAGCAATATACCAGTGCAGAAAGCACAAGTAGATGTGATCCAAATTCTCCAGTGAGTGATCTTCAGCCTGCAATGCAAGTCCTTGAAGAAAATTTGGGAAGCTTAAGGCAG TTAAGTGGTGGTGCAGTCGTTCCTTGCATTTGTTTGCTTTCGGTAGCCCATGATCACTTTGTACAACAACTCAAAACTCACAGTGGATGCCTAGCTAAG GTTCTAAGGGTGCAATATAATACAGATGATACAAGTGCAATAGAAGTGGTAGATCATGTATCAGTAGATTTGATGCAAAGTGAGCAGTCATGGGTACTTCAAGCTGAACATCTCACAGACTATCAAGCTATGCTCAG GCTCGGCAGCAGCTTGCAATCTCTGAAGCTTCCTCTGATGTACGTAGACTGCAATGAATATGATTGTCCTCTCCCAACCCAAGCTGAATTGCAGGCTAGAACAAAACTATTTGCATCTCTGCTGTTGGCAGTACAGTCTCTACGGATAGGTGGAGTCCTTGTGCTACATGTCCCTACACTGTTGACAAGGTTTTCTGTTGGAGTTTTGTATATACTACACAAGATATTCACTCAG GTTACACTACTTGGAACACCACAAGGAGATGGTTTAAAATATGAAGTTAACATTTATTGTCAGTCTTATAGAGGGGCTTATTCAGCGTTAACACAG TACCTATGGGAAGTGTACAACGTCATTGCTAGCAGTCCAGTAGGATCAACTGAAAGGGAAGTGTTACAGCTCATACCAATAGCACAGCTGTGTG AGAGTTCATTCAACCAGCCTATTGCTACTTTCAATTGCAAAGTACTGAGTCAACAAACAAAAGCCATCGTAAGAGCAGAACTAGGAAATACCTCGCAAATGTCAGGTCAACTTTGA
- the LOC140137455 gene encoding cap-specific mRNA (nucleoside-2'-O-)-methyltransferase 2-like isoform X1, whose protein sequence is MRVEDSQKGWLDKLVSHMDIDGEEDVVQYLREDLQNMRELTGKQIESWKLLEGRRLTHIHSSPFCAASVLDDWNLACQQSQSFKQYTSAESTSRCDPNSPVSDLQPAMQVLEENLGSLRQLSGGAVVPCICLLSVAHDHFVQQLKTHSGCLAKVLRVQYNTDDTSAIEVVDHVSVDLMQSEQSWVLQAEHLTDYQAMLRLGSSLQSLKLPLMYVDCNEYDCPLPTQAELQARTKLFASLLLAVQSLRIGGVLVLHVPTLLTRFSVGVLYILHKIFTQVTLLGTPQGDGLKYEVNIYCQSYRGAYSALTQYLWEVYNVIASSPVGSTEREVLQLIPIAQLCESSFNQPIATFNCKVLSQQTKAIVRAELGNTSQMSGQL, encoded by the exons ATGAGAGTTGAAGACAGTCAGAAAGGCTGGCTGGATAAATTGGTATCACACATGGACATAGATGGGGAAGAGGATGTTGTGCAGTATCTAAGAGAAGACTTGCAG AACATGAGAGAGTTAACCGGGAAGCAGATTGAAAGCTGGAAGTTACTTGAAGGCAGACGTTTAACTCACATACATAGTTCACCATTCTGTGCAGCTAGTGTGCTGGATGACTGGAATTTGGCTTGCCAACAGTCACAG TCGTTTAAGCAATATACCAGTGCAGAAAGCACAAGTAGATGTGATCCAAATTCTCCAGTGAGTGATCTTCAGCCTGCAATGCAAGTCCTTGAAGAAAATTTGGGAAGCTTAAGGCAG TTAAGTGGTGGTGCAGTCGTTCCTTGCATTTGTTTGCTTTCGGTAGCCCATGATCACTTTGTACAACAACTCAAAACTCACAGTGGATGCCTAGCTAAG GTTCTAAGGGTGCAATATAATACAGATGATACAAGTGCAATAGAAGTGGTAGATCATGTATCAGTAGATTTGATGCAAAGTGAGCAGTCATGGGTACTTCAAGCTGAACATCTCACAGACTATCAAGCTATGCTCAG GCTCGGCAGCAGCTTGCAATCTCTGAAGCTTCCTCTGATGTACGTAGACTGCAATGAATATGATTGTCCTCTCCCAACCCAAGCTGAATTGCAGGCTAGAACAAAACTATTTGCATCTCTGCTGTTGGCAGTACAGTCTCTACGGATAGGTGGAGTCCTTGTGCTACATGTCCCTACACTGTTGACAAGGTTTTCTGTTGGAGTTTTGTATATACTACACAAGATATTCACTCAG GTTACACTACTTGGAACACCACAAGGAGATGGTTTAAAATATGAAGTTAACATTTATTGTCAGTCTTATAGAGGGGCTTATTCAGCGTTAACACAG TACCTATGGGAAGTGTACAACGTCATTGCTAGCAGTCCAGTAGGATCAACTGAAAGGGAAGTGTTACAGCTCATACCAATAGCACAGCTGTGTG AGAGTTCATTCAACCAGCCTATTGCTACTTTCAATTGCAAAGTACTGAGTCAACAAACAAAAGCCATCGTAAGAGCAGAACTAGGAAATACCTCGCAAATGTCAGGTCAACTTTGA